In Variovorax paradoxus, a single genomic region encodes these proteins:
- a CDS encoding VOC family protein, translated as MNPSPIARRLATVTLLVRDYDEAIRFFTEALRFELIEDTPRAPGKRWVVVAPARNAGAALLLAKAVTDDQEASIGRQAGGRVFLFLHTSDFASDHAHMTSHGVRFLEEPRHEPHGIVAVFQDLCGNKWDLIQPEDNA; from the coding sequence ATGAACCCCTCCCCCATCGCGCGCCGGCTCGCCACCGTCACCCTGCTCGTGCGCGACTACGATGAAGCGATCCGCTTCTTCACCGAGGCGCTGCGCTTCGAGCTGATTGAAGACACACCGCGCGCCCCCGGCAAGCGCTGGGTGGTCGTCGCCCCCGCGCGCAACGCGGGTGCCGCGCTGCTGCTGGCCAAGGCGGTCACCGACGATCAGGAAGCCAGCATTGGCAGGCAGGCCGGGGGCCGCGTCTTCCTGTTCCTGCACACCTCGGACTTCGCGTCCGACCACGCCCACATGACGTCCCACGGCGTTCGCTTTCTCGAGGAGCCGCGCCACGAGCCGCACGGCATCGTGGCGGTCTTCCAGGATTTGTGCGGCAACAAGTGGGACCTGATCCAACCCGAAGACAACGCATGA